The nucleotide sequence CTGCTTGCTCTTGCTCTACCGCATCTGCGGCACGAGCAGCTGCCTTTGCGGCACCAGAAGTTCGAGAAGGCGATGAACGACCGGATGATGGTGTAGGAGACGTCTTCCCACTGGAGGCTGCAGGAGTCTTCTCAACCTTCTCGATAGCTTTTGCGGCAGTAACCTTAGCACCGGCTTCTGCAGATGCGGCTGCGGCTGCTGCTTCCTTCTTTGgttcttccttcttcgccGGAGCTGGAGTACCGATAGAAAGGACCTTTGCCTTTGGCTTTGGCGCATCGCCTCCAATGCTTAAAACCTTTGGTGCATCTCCTCCAATGCTCAAAACTTTTGGTGCTCCATCCTTTACTGCTACGGGTTTGTTTAGGTCTGCTGAACCATCAGCTGGTCTTTTTGCAATAGTTGGTGTTTGCCGAGGAGGTTGTGATGATTGAGTTGCTGCTTGTGGTTGTTGAGCATATCCTGGATATTGTTGTCCTGTAAATGATTGCAGTCAGTATTTTAAACACTACCAATGCTCGCACGCTGTAAAAAAAACCAGAGGGTCCTCGAGTCCCTTCCGTACTTCTACCCTTTTCATAAGGGTACTGAAATACGTCAAGAATCCTAAGATCTATCGACGACTCACCGTATCCTGCATTGTATCCACCTTGTTGATATCCACCAGCATTGTAGCCTCCTTGTTGATACTGATTGTTGTACCCTTGTTGACCATATTGAGGATATCCTCCATAACcctgattttgatattgagcGAAGTTTTGTTGTTGTCCATATTGATCGTAACCTCCTCcgtattgttgatattgttgacCAGGTTGAAATGATTGTGCGCCAGGCTGAAAGGAATTTGCGCCCGGTTGAAATGATCTAGCTTGGGGATTtgcattcaaattcattcgTTGGGTTTGTTGTGAAAGATTGTTATCTTCCTGAGCGGCTGGATCATCTTCCCATGAGTTGAGGTCCGACATCTTTGCTAAGATTCGCGGATTTGCCTTGGTCTGTAGGACGTATGTGTGGGTTGTGAAGGAGGAATTTGAAAGGGCCAAAAAAACTAAAGGAATGGGGAAGAGAAGTGGCAGGTATTGGTGGGGCTATAATAGCAATGATGAATCGTCTATCGTCTATCGTCTATCGTTTATCGTTTATGGAGGGGTTTTCCAATATTTTGAGTGATATTTACAGAAAATATATACAGAAAATATTTACAGAAAATATATACGCCGGTAGAGGATTTATGAGTGCTTGTGTAATAATGCTTGAATCGTATAAAACCAATgacaatataaaatcaatgaCGGTGCACCACGGTATATGTGAATCTCAGTGACTCACAGATACCCACGAGACTCCATATATGCCTGATAAATGCCCAAAGTGAGTTGAATTTTACGTAGACGCTGGCTGACCTCTACAGCCTCATTGTCGTCTTTCAATTGTGTCTTGTTCAATAACATGAGAACCGTACAGTCAGTCAGTACATTATGTATTGTACGGGTAAAAACCgtaatcaataatttcaacCCTCGTTTTCCATTGGCGGCGTCCTTTCATCAAGTGCCGctattaatatcttcaatccccGGTTGATGACGTGTTGGCCAATCAATCGCAAGGCAAGTACGATGCTGTTTGAGCCTTATTACATCCAATCTATCTTTGTTTGCTTCAAATCGTCAActtgatataaaaataaattcgacaccaacatcaacattgacattgacatcaacaacaacccAAAAACTCTACACAACTCCTCATAAATACCATGTCTATTATATCGACCACCTCCTACGTCTTATAGTATTTGATCCAAACTGAGACCTGCATACGTTCAAAATGGATTTCTTCCTGGGCAAGGTAGAATGGATGCTCTCCCCATGTTTCATCATCACGTGCTAACCAttgcctcttcttccttaGGTCACTCAACATGCTGTGAACTATGCCATCAGGTATGTTTCATTCTATGCAGAGTTTTGGAGTGTCTTCTAACCATGACATAGGTCTGGGATTGGTGTGACTGCTTCCTTTGCCATAAGACAAATCCCCAGAATTCTGAAGGTGGGATTTCTTATTGGGACCTTGAGCTTGGGAAAAACATGTGGCTTACGAGATTCTAGACCGTGGACAACAATGCTGATTATCGAGAGCTTCATGAATTACAAGAGAGACTCAATAGTAAAATCAAAGTACGTCGACTTTTCATGTCAATTAAATCAAGGATATGGGTGTTTTCAAATACTAACTTACGACCTTCCAGATCGTATCACCAGCTATTGATATGATAGAGCTTATGTGAGTTTCATTCActgccaaaaaaaaactcccTACTTACAATACATAGTGCCGCGAGAGGAAATACAACTTTAGAGTCAGCTGTATCTTTAACCAAATCACTTCGATGGGATATTCAATCTCTTGGTATGAGATTAGCAAAAGCTGCAAGTGCTGCAGAAGTTTCACTTCGGAATAAAACCAAAGCAAAAACACAAGCTGCTCATGAGACTGAGATTCGAGAGATTCTCAGAGATATCAAGAGGCTCTTGACCAACATCGAGGATGCAGTTCCACTCATCAATTTAGCCATCACCACTTCCGGAGCGAACCTCTCGACAACACTCCCAGCTACTGTGTCACCGTCGAGACTATTACAAGCAAGCAATCTTCTTACTGCTGCAGATCATCAATATTCGAGGAATCCAAATAGGCCAGTACAAGTTGGAACAACACTTACTCTCTCTTTGTATATGTTATTTGCCGGACATGCTTATCGAGCTCAGGATGAAGAAGGTATGCGAGAAACTACATGGAAAGAAGTTATACATAAAGCCAGGGTCAGGCTTTTACGTGTACCTCTCAAATCTACATACGGACCATCTGGACAGCTACATCATTCTAAAGAGGCCCGAGATTATTTGACTGCGAAAGATTCGTCTTTGATTAGTGGCGAAGGCAAAGCAACAGAATACGCATATCAGCTTGAAATAATCGaggattttgatgatgatcgAGTTCACACttttgatgaaggagaaCCACAACCTGGACCATATGGAGATGTCAAAATGGCAGGTATTCGAGAGTACTTACCAATTCATCAGATATCCAAGATATTCTATGCAGATACTggcaaaatattgaatattggtAACCAGGATGAAACAAACAGTCCTGTTTTACTATTGAAGCGAGATATTAATGCAATGCCACCAAGACGAATGATGGAGGGACAGGAGACACAAAACGAATGGTACGATAATGGCGAAGATATACCCCCAGAGGAATTTTCAGaatcaaatgaagaagaaaggctAGAAcgtgaggatgaagaagatgatgaatttgatatcgatgaaCAACTTCGAAGAGAAAGTATGGCACCAGAATCACCATCAAAGGGAACTGTGGAAACGCCACAAGAGACAAGCGCAACATGGCGACTTCCTCATGATCTTGACCCAGAATGGCTTGCTTTGGAAGTATATACAGAAGCTGAAGATTCGGAATCTGAAGAAGAACTCGAGTCTGAATCAAATGGAGGTTCTTCTTATAGTCGGCCGAATACTTCAGGCCAAAATGCCTCTACTAACGATTTAACCAcgaatctctcaaatctcaaaatatccTCTCCAGCTCCAGCCACTCCATCCAAAGAAACAAATCTTCTACCACGCCCTATATCTCCCATGCCTCTCTCCTTTGACCGTTCGGAATCTCCTCAACCACTGCAAATCGACATCAACCTCcgctcttctctttctcttctcgaaATGCTTATACGTCTTACTGCacttcaacaatttcaacaatCTACTCATCTATCCGTCCCAGATGAATTCCTAACTTTCTTCCTTCATGAATCATCTACTACTGGTGCCGGTGGTAACGATTCGGAACGTAAACGAACAAGAGCAATGGCGAGAAAGAAAGTAGGATTTGATCCTTATGATGAGAGTCCTGTTAAGAGACATGGTGAGGCTTATCAACCTGgatatgaagaagatggaaatgatagaTATTCAAGGGGGGGAACGCCTTGGGATGAAAATTTACCAGTGACTCCGAAATGGACAAGGGAAAGAAGTTCTACACCACAAAGATCAATGGCCTCACCCATTAAATCTGGGTTTGGAAGTGATATGAGACCAAGTCgagaaatcttttcttctccaccacctTCATCACCAATATCACCttataaatcgaattctCAATCACAATTTCGACAAAGACGGGAACAAGGAAATGGTTATAGAGGAAATGGAGTAGGTGGAAAAAACAATGGAGGACCTTTGGAAAGAGTTTTtaaggaaagaggaagtggCAATTTGAGTGCGAGAGCAAGTCCTTTGGGTAAAGGAGGGAATTTAGAGATGAGTCCGACTCCTGAGAGCTCTAGATTGGTGACTAGTATTGAAGGGGGCGGAGAAGGTGAAGAATAAGAAATGGAGTGAAGCGAGGAGCGGGGATGAAGGATGAAAAATGAGCTGAGGAATGAGTttgtgaatgaagaatgatgaatgtgCTCTGGAATGATTGGGGAGATTACATTGCATTGTATGTATCAAATTCACAAAGTATCTTGTAACGTAGCATCATGTAGCATAGTATAGCATTGCATAACGAAGTACGAAACGAAAATTACGAGGATACgaggaaatgaaatagatCAATACCCTTCTATAGACTATGTTTGAATACCAATATGAAAATATCACTGCTTTTATCATTCATGCTTTGCTCGATCTACTATCATATTCCAGTGTAAATGAGAGAGGCGAGGATAAGTCCAAGGACTTGGGACTAAGGAATGGTGGGTTagatttgggattggaatttgaggatGTTGTGTTAGGATTCTGTAAATTACAGGggagaaggggggggggggggggggggtttctGAATTTCTGAGATAGGCATGCTAAAGTGGAGAGAGATGACGGGGGgcggggggagggggggaagTGATAGTCTGCGGGTAGTAAGTAtgtttgttgatgaagattctttgagtaggtacctaggtagatgatagatatattattatcatgTATATGAGGTATCAGGTATGCTATTtctgtttgtttttggatttctaaTTTCGGTGATGtgatattctatatatatatttgtgtgtgtatataatatgatgtgatatgatagaatagaatagaataggaAAAATAggaaaagtttataattcttcttattcatttctttatTCATCAAGTTTTCTGTTAAGCTATCAAGCTGATTAGAATCTAGATACCAAGTTGCATATCTAGATAACTctgaaagaaatgagatgagTTGAGATCTGTGATTCTATGAATCTATGTGAACTTTGAAGGGTTTAATAGGTAgctgggattggattggattgtatATGCGGgtaatgtatgtatgtggtTTGATTgtatgatgaagatttggagatttggagatttggagatctGAAATTACTGTATGGTGGGCTGGTTGTAGGTTTggggatgagaagagaggaaaggagagggaatgaaagggaagggaaggataGTAgggtagagtagagtagataTGTAGATGGATCTTTGAGTAAGGGAATTGGTATGTGAGTATTTGAAGTTATTATATAGTAGATTAGTTATAAAGTTAGAaataagagaaaagaaaaaaaaaggagagagaagaataaTGTGATAGAGTAGAATAGATATTTAGATGGATTTTTGAGccaagaaattgagatttgagtattttaatttttggGGGAGATGTTTGAGGGATAGGAGTAAAAGTAGGAGCGAAGATGCTATATAGCTGGTATATTGAATGGGTTATGGATTATGGGTTGTGAGGtgagtaaagtaaagtaaagtaaggAAGAGTTGATTGGGGTTGGGGATTAGAGATTGTTAGAAGCGAAGATAGGATGAATAGAAGAATAATGAAAAGATAAGAGAGCTATGAGGGAGAAAATCTGAAAGAGTATGTTGTAAATAAGTgaggaggaaatgaaatgaaaagcGATGAGAAGATATAATGAGTTATGGTAGTTACTTAGGAAGATCTTAAGGGAGATGAATAGATCTAGATGTAGGACTTGGAGGAggaataaaaagattaaagtTTGTCTATTTTGAGAAGGGAGAAAATCGATATAGCTCTTTATCGAAttcttttgtaattttttttttagatattAATAGAGGTGTGTGTATAATGGAGATAGATTGTACGAGGTCTCGTTCTTGGGATGTTAAGATTTCAGGATCTCAGGGGTTTAACTTTATTTAGATGTAAGTATAGAATAAGAGAGTGGGAGAATAAGAAtatcgttcattcattcgctATCTGCTATTCATCAACTacccatcatcaacatccatctccctctcttcagataatctcaatctcactCCACTACCAATTTCCtcatctctcaatcttctaGAGATACGCTTACTCACTATATTCACCTACAGGATTCGACTCTCGGAGCTCCGAGTGGTATTCTCGGGTATTTCGAGATGTATATCTATGTATATCTCagctatatattattgatataataaacGTCATATATCTATGTATGATAATAGAACTCTTTGATAGAGTTAGTTGTTTACTGCAGTAGATAAGTAGGTAGATATGTATTCAGAATcgtatataatatactagAGTAAGCATCTACAACCCTGAGAGCTAAGCAAGATGTCTGATTGTGTGAACacagtgaatgacttcaattcaatagcTACTGTAGTAAAcccctaagcgaatgcgaaagagactagctctttcagtgGGTCTATATAAGACCTATTACTTCTTgtacatagctagctctttagacagaatacaatataGACAATTAGGACCTATGACACatgggtgctacgtctttCATATCCTTCTCAAACCAACACTGATAGCTAATAGATTCTAGACTAATACAAATACTTCAGTTCAACTCTTGAGGGTTTGATCAGCTGAATGTTTATAAGTAGGGGTGTGGACAGTTTCTGAgatgaaagagatatatgaaagatttgtatatataaatagacagacagacagacagacagacagataggtagatagatagatacacaGAGAATCTTATATCTATACATACTGAATACTTATATATACTTTACTTTATATGCaagaagaattagaagaaacaaaacgaattgaaatgaaatagaatagaatagaatagaataagaTTAGATATTATAACCCCtcatgtatatgtatatgcagTACTTGATAACATACACAAACATTTAacatcatacatacaccaCATCGTCACCCACAAtgcaaaaattcaaaattcagaattcaaaaagcaCAAACAACCTCTAACCTTTGAACTTCCAAGtctcaaataaataaaatcttctCGATCGAGTATTCATAGATACTGTGAATGAAATCATAACCTCCGATTCTACTCCACACTCGAATAAATATAACATAATATCACATAACACAAAGAGAagtaaagatatataaaatactttcaaaatatatttaatataataaatagcaCTCGCTACCCATTCAACTATTTACCtagtatatatgtataaaaCCCCAGCTACTGATCCCCcccccttctctcccctctcgCTCGCTTCCCGAAACGAAAATATCTTACTAattatatatccatatctGCTTTTTACAAATCTGCTATTCTATACCACCgcatattcacattcacatgaCTCACGATCACAATCATGTGCAAGCCCCGaatttctcctcttctcatcctccATTCAACCTCGACCCCGccattcaaaagatattcaatcaatcaatcaatcatccaaCTACACACCCAATCACCCACTCAACCcaccaacaaacaaacaattcgAAAGTTCTAGACCgctcccactcccactcccactcccactcccacccattccatcccGCACCTACGTAACTACCAAACCAAACTAGCCCAACGCATCAACGCATCAATCCACCAATCCACACCCCGTCGGCTTCCCCGTCACCAAACAAAGCTAGTCCATCTCCCCCCATCTCACCTCACCCCCTCCAAAGCCCATCCAAACTTTAAATCCGTCCCGAGCAGAGATCGAATCGGAAGCGGAAGCGGAAGCGcaaatttgagtttgagtttgactttgactttgCGTTTACGTTTTAAGAAGCGAGCTAGTGGGTTAGTGAGTTAGCTAGTTCATGACTCGCGGGTGGGATGCGATGTGATGCGACtcgaatgaatggaatggaatggaatgggattggatggaatgggatgggatgggatcgGAAACGAACGAGAGAACGAGAGAGCGAGCCGCTCCGCTCCGATGGGTTGGGGGTTGGACGCTTGGAGGTAAGTGGAcgggttggagatggaatggaaagacTATTGGATGGAGACGGAGATGGAGATCTAGAACTCGATCTAAAAGTCGAACTAGAAATCGACGTCGGGGATAGGAGAAGAAGTGAATGTCGGAGATAGGAGAAGAGACATACACCTACGGGATCGATATCGATACTGGGATGAGTTTATCACTATTGATGTGAAGGTAAATGCAAATCTAAGTGAAAAataaagaacaagaagaaggataagaagaagatgatgatgatgatgatgaagactcGTATGAATAACGGATAAGAGTTTATCACGATGGTGAGTGACATTTGGTCTTTTCGCTATTGAGAACGAATAGGCGTGTATATACAAAACTCTCTTAAGACTTagatacaaatacaaatacacataataagtaaatataaatataaatataaatatataaaaacttcATCTACATATAGGTAGCCTAGCCTAGTTGAAACTAAATTAAtctataatacttttttatctatctatcaactCAATCTGACCTGACCTGActtgatgtgatttgattcaatataattctaattgaaaaggaattttaTCTCTATTTGTCacttacctacctatctacatatacatacatatatgaaAAGAGTACTtgtaataacaataataacaatgCTTAGAGttacctcacctcacctcacctcaccatcccatcccacccatTCGTTCCTCTCGACTTTCATTCTCGATCTCTTCTCCGAGACGAATACCACACTCTCACTATCACTCAgcaccatcccatcccatcccatcaccaTAGCGGCCCGCTCCACTCCGTaccgaaaaagaaaaagaaaaagaaaaaaaaaaaatcggTTCGGTTCGGTTCGAGTTGTAAATCAGGAGACAGATATGTAGActgtgtgaacgaagtgaatgacttcaattcaattaccactgtaatatagctaCTGTAGcaaagccctaagcgaatgcgaaagagaatagctctttcagtaagtctatataagacttactactttcaatgCGTAGCTAGttct is from Botrytis cinerea B05.10 chromosome 16, complete sequence and encodes:
- the Bcyrb30 gene encoding Bcyrb30 is translated as MDFFLGKVTQHAVNYAIRSGIGVTASFAIRQIPRILKTVDNNADYRELHELQERLNSKIKIVSPAIDMIELIAARGNTTLESAVSLTKSLRWDIQSLGMRLAKAASAAEVSLRNKTKAKTQAAHETEIREILRDIKRLLTNIEDAVPLINLAITTSGANLSTTLPATVSPSRLLQASNLLTAADHQYSRNPNRPVQVGTTLTLSLYMLFAGHAYRAQDEEGMRETTWKEVIHKARVRLLRVPLKSTYGPSGQLHHSKEARDYLTAKDSSLISGEGKATEYAYQLEIIEDFDDDRVHTFDEGEPQPGPYGDVKMAGIREYLPIHQISKIFYADTGKILNIGNQDETNSPVLLLKRDINAMPPRRMMEGQETQNEWYDNGEDIPPEEFSESNEEERLEREDEEDDEFDIDEQLRRESMAPESPSKGTVETPQETSATWRLPHDLDPEWLALEVYTEAEDSESEEELESESNGGSSYSRPNTSGQNASTNDLTTNLSNLKISSPAPATPSKETNLLPRPISPMPLSFDRSESPQPLQIDINLRSSLSLLEMLIRLTALQQFQQSTHLSVPDEFLTFFLHESSTTGAGGNDSERKRTRAMARKKVGFDPYDESPVKRHGEAYQPGYEEDGNDRYSRGGTPWDENLPVTPKWTRERSSTPQRSMASPIKSGFGSDMRPSREIFSSPPPSSPISPYKSNSQSQFRQRREQGNGYRGNGVGGKNNGGPLERVFKERGSGNLSARASPLGKGGNLEMSPTPESSRLVTSIEGGGEGEE